One window from the genome of Garra rufa chromosome 1, GarRuf1.0, whole genome shotgun sequence encodes:
- the LOC141327469 gene encoding uncharacterized protein — translation MSRSQTEQKDLKKSRAKKSVTCTQCGKSLTNKHHLERHMRIHTGEKPFTCTQCGKSLINKHHLECHMRIHTGEKPFTCDQCGKSFSQSSTLKIHMNIHTREKLYACDQCDKTFLWTSSLTKHLRVHTKEKPYSCHLCGKSFSHLQHLKAHQKRHAGVKDYMCFECEKTFTTAEHLKQHQRIHTGEKPYTCDQCGKRFRRSGVLKTHERIHTGEKPYTCDQCGKSFAQKVQLKRHMSIHTGEKPYKCSHCDQRFSRSEILKTHEMIHTGEKPYHCTECGRRFRCSSSLRRHTKNNHSE, via the exons ATGAGTCGCTCTCAAACcgaacagaaagatttaaagaaaagcagAGCCAAGAAATctgtcacctgcactcagtgtggaaagagtttgacaAACAAACATCATCTTGAGcgtcacatgaggattcacactggagagaaaccgttcac ctgcactcagtgtggaaagagtttgataAACAAACATcatcttgagtgtcacatgaggattcacactggagagaaaccgttcacttgtgatcagtgcgggaagagtttctcacaatcGTCAACTCTTAAGatacacatgaacatccacactagagagaaactgtacgcatgtgatcaatgtgataaaacatttttgtggacTTCAAGCCTGACAAAacacctgagagttcatacaaaggagaagccatattcatgtcatttgtgtggaaagagtttttcacatCTACAACATTTGAAAGCACATCAGAAAAGACACGCTGGTGTGAAAgattacatgtgctttgagtgtgaaaagacttttactacagctgAACATCTGAAACAGcaccagaggatccacactggagaaaaaccgtacacatgtgatcaatgcgggaagagaTTCAGACGATCAGGAgtcctgaaaacacatgagaggatccacactggagagaaaccttacacatgtgatcaatgcgggaagagttttgcacAAAAAGTACAACTTAAGAGACACATgagcatccacactggagagaaaccttacaagtgttcacactgcgaccagAGATTCAGCCGGTCAGAAatcctgaaaacacatgagatgatccacactggagagaaaccgtatcactgcactgaatgtgggaggCGTTTCAGATGTTCATCTTCTCTACGCAGACACACAAAAAACAATCACAGtgagtag